In Ammospiza caudacuta isolate bAmmCau1 chromosome 2, bAmmCau1.pri, whole genome shotgun sequence, a genomic segment contains:
- the USPL1 gene encoding SUMO-specific isopeptidase USPL1 isoform X1 yields MQNVDFETTTKTNNYQESPPKTSSPKTQLLPNSQNLSTASEISLKEDKGSTNNRDLCLQWRNKHNLCWLDCILSALVHLETLKSALAEECNNGKCLLQKLITKYNQASVLLNTCKRSKVKDVLPKAESQLNEIRNVMFTELKPQLTCELGNMKNPVFALQLLLQVDPQAEKLFLHSFSWKFECVHCGHKYQDRLKKTLTTFTNVIPDWHPLNAVHIGPCINCGNTSQRQQMILEKVPSILTLHFVEGLPHNNLEKYSFQFEEDTYQITSVVQYQTDKKHFISWSLNPDGTWLECDDLKGPYCKRRKRFEVPPSEIHIVIWEKKASHVPQELNSQFQSKNSEDTRLNNVHSNSTVLNCFDNTVGKTPAEPHKEHSVRTPEKKQQQVTEDKSIVHHGSENLADGDLVTLMPEEVLVDSEDKSLTNGWMVGNNLLDGWGTPEQLEPAFSLSTPYAGEFAGTSLAMNNKSMLYENSSICFPLEELNPVNITAPEPKKHDPDSSDSSPSQLNDTANLANREHGLNSELLLSKNWLAVENTIQKPPDLRDASKTVVNSQVGSSSGASNSVQSSHKDRKGGFVGSWVKKLSKSTSFMPSSASALKNERNCKTPSLQKISEVRLPVKGANNFGGFQSRGTKKTTETPKLLAPQSNNTHPLSNFKGFSQSTCLPTANHTTIVGPTWFKSQSMLGTSGKVTQFPSPGYNSGKAEESESDKTKKLRLKLLKKLNAKKKKLASLDRLAVEQMKQEKPVSGDVSTPLPTESQNDSELLQSLRELQYQIDVTGNGPGLNANAVPGCTGPDNADEILAEILSPISTVASLEEPKSGDECMYMEMVHGSAATTVPQENTTVPQAAVTSEDHNYYSPVKDTTSEFDAINKHSGKKLSFESPTRDDILEDLFSISAPSSMADDMDLPHFDETLFETCDLQL; encoded by the exons ATGCAGAACGTGGATTTTGAAACAACCACCAAGACCAACAACTACCAAGAAAGTCCACCAAAGACTTCTAGTCCCAAAACACAACTATTGCCAAATTCTCAGAATTTGTCAACAGCATCTGAAATTTCACTCAAAGAGGATAAAGGTTCTACTAATAACAGAGATTTGTGTCTTCAGTGGAGAAACAAACATAATCTTTGTTGGTTAGATTGTATTTTGTCAGCACTGGTACACTTAGAAACATTAAAATCTGCTCTAGCAGAAGAATGTAACAATGGAAAATGTTTACTCCAGAAACTTATAACAAAGTATAATCAAGCGTCTGTTCTTCTGAATACCTGTAAAAGGAGTAAAGTAAAAG atgtTCTTCCAAAAGCAGAATCTCAGCTCAATGAAATCAGAAACGTAATGTTTACAGAACTTAAGCCTCAGCTGACATGTGAATTGG GTAATATGAAGAATCCAGTGTTTGCACTTCAGCTACTCCTACAAGTGGATCCACAAGCTGAGAAACTATTCTTGCATTCATTTTCATGGAAGTTTGAATGTGTACATTGTGGCCATAAATACCAGGACCG aTTGAAGAAAACCCTAACAACGTTTACAAATGTAATCCCTGATTGGCATCCTCTCAATGCTGTTCATATTGGACCGTGTATTAACTGCGGAAATACATCTCAAAGACAACAGATGATCTTGGAAAA AGTACCCTCAATATTAACATTACATTTTGTGGAAGGCTTGCCACATAACAACCTGGAGAAATACTCATTTCAATTTGAGGAAGATACCTACCAAATAACATCTGTTGTTCAGTATCAAACAGATAAGAAGCACTTCATAAGCTGGTCTTTGAATCCTGATG GAACTTGGCTTGAATGCGATGATTTAAAGGGTCCGTATTGCAAAAGACGTAAAAGATTTGAAGTTCCCCCTTCAGAGATTCATATTGTTATCTGGGAAAAGAAAGCATCCCATGTGCCACAAGAGCTGAATTCACAGTTCCAAAGTAAAAATAGTGAAGATACTCGTCTTAATAATGTACATTCAAATTCCACGGTGTTGAATTGTTTTGATAACACTGTCGGCAAAACACCTGCAGAACCTCACAAAGAGCATTCTGTGAGGACTCCAGAGAAGAAACAGCAGCAAGTAACTGAGGACAAAAGTATTGTTCATCATGGTTCAGAAAATCTGGCAGATGGTGATCTTGTAACACTGATGCCTGAAGAAGTTCTGGTTGACTCAGAAGATAAATCGCTGACTAACGGATGGATGGTGGGAAATAACCTTCTTGATGGATGGGGCACACCAGAACAGCTGGAACCAGCTTTTTCACTTAGCACTCCTTATGCAGGAGAGTTTGCTGGAACTAGTCTAGCTATGAACAATAAATCCATGTTGTATGAAAATTCCAGTATTTGCTTTCCTCTAGAAGAGTTGAACCCAGTAAATATTACTGCTCCTGAGCCCAAAAAACATGACCCTGATTCATCTGACTCATCACCTTCTCAATTAAATGACACAGCTAATTTAGCTAACAGAGAACATGGATTAAATTCAGAACTACTGCTAAGCAAGAATTGGTTAGCAGTAGAAAATACTATACAAAAACCACCTGACTTGAGAGATGCAAGCAAAACTGTAGTTAATTCTCAAGTTGGCAGTTCTTCTGGTGCCAGTAATTCAGTTCAGTCCTCGCACAAAGACCGAAAAGGAGGATTTGTAGGAAGCTGGGTAAAGAAATTAAGCAAGAGTACTTCTTTTATGCCTTCAAGTGCCTCAGCTCTCAAGAATGAGAGAAATTGCAAAACTCCCTCATTGCAAAAAATAAGTGAAGTTCGGCTGCCAGTTAAGGGTGCAAATAACTTCGGTGGCTTTCAGAGCAGAGgtacaaagaaaacaactgaGACCCCAAAGTTACTGGCTCCTCAGAGTAATAATACTCATCCTTTATCAAATTTCAAAGGATTTTCTCAAAGCACTTGTCTTCCAACAGCAAATCATACCACTATTGTAGGTCCAACTTGGTTTAAGTCACAAAGTATGTTGGGTACCTCAGGTAAAGTGACTCAGTTCCCCTCACCTGGCTATAACTCTGGCAAGGCAGAAGAGTCAGAGagtgacaaaacaaaaaaacttcgcctaaaattgttaaaaaaactTAATGCTAAAAAGAAGAAGTTGGCTTCACTGGATAGATTAGCAGTGGAacagatgaaacaggaaaaaccTGTGAGTGGAGACGTGAGCACCCCATTGCCGACTGAATCtcagaatgacagtgaattaTTGCAGAGCTTAAGGGAGCTGCAGTATCAGATTGATGTCACAGGGAATGGACCTGGATTGAATGCAAACGCTGTGCCAGGGTGCACTGGCCCTGATAACGCTGATGAAATACTGGCAGAAATACTGTCCCCTATTTCCACTGTCGCCTCCTTGGAGGAGCCCAAGAGCGGAGATGAGTGCATGTACATGGAAATGGTGCACGGCAGTGCGGCAACGACCGTGCCCCAGGAGAACACCACTGTGCCACAGGCAGCAGTGACAAGTGAGGACCACAATTACTACAGTCCTGTGAAGGACACCACTTCGGAGTTTGATGCAATAAACAAACACAGTGGGAAAAAACTTTCTTTTGAAAGTCCTACAAGAGATGATATCCTCGAAGACCTGTTCTCCATTTCAGCACCAAGCTCAATGGCAGATGACATGGATTTACCTCATTTTGATGAAACTCTGTTTGAAACTTG TGACCTGCAGCTGTGA
- the USPL1 gene encoding SUMO-specific isopeptidase USPL1 isoform X2 — protein MMDTQKTTNGLQVIGEGTGIGKSTLHMVGYLGKSCNPVETTAHGYCPVCKEKGQIQGLRTYRLNFQESIFLCENPQCIYPLGYKPLNSIITSTGSENNQAPSTHKKRKFGNISDFSAVGSDPKKANNNVLNVEQAINADSVVKGCQNSLCIPKASLHSVLQNDQQNPGNHVGSCMQNVDFETTTKTNNYQESPPKTSSPKTQLLPNSQNLSTASEISLKEDKGSTNNRDLCLQWRNKHNLCWLDCILSALVHLETLKSALAEECNNGKCLLQKLITKYNQASVLLNTCKRSKVKDVLPKAESQLNEIRNVMFTELKPQLTCELGNMKNPVFALQLLLQVDPQAEKLFLHSFSWKFECVHCGHKYQDRLKKTLTTFTNVIPDWHPLNAVHIGPCINCGNTSQRQQMILEKVPSILTLHFVEGLPHNNLEKYSFQFEEDTYQITSVVQYQTDKKHFISWSLNPDGTWLECDDLKGPYCKRRKRFEVPPSEIHIVIWEKKASHVPQELNSQFQSKNSEDTRLNNVHSNSTVLNCFDNTVGKTPAEPHKEHSVRTPEKKQQQVTEDKSIVHHGSENLADGDLVTLMPEEVLVDSEDKSLTNGWMVGNNLLDGWGTPEQLEPAFSLSTPYAGEFAGTSLAMNNKSMLYENSSICFPLEELNPVNITAPEPKKHDPDSSDSSPSQLNDTANLANREHGLNSELLLSKNWLAVENTIQKPPDLRDASKTVVNSQVGSSSGASNSVQSSHKDRKGGFVGSWVKKLSKSTSFMPSSASALKNERNCKTPSLQKISEVRLPVKGANNFGGFQSRGTKKTTETPKLLAPQSNNTHPLSNFKGFSQSTCLPTANHTTIVGPTWFKSQSMLGTSGKVTQFPSPGYNSGKAEESESDKTKKLRLKLLKKLNAKKKKLASLDRLAVEQMKQEKPVSGDVSTPLPTESQNDSELLQSLRELQYQIDVTGNGPGLNANAVPGCTGPDNADEILAEILSPISTVASLEEPKSGDECMYMEMVHGSAATTVPQENTTVPQAAVTSEDHNYYSPVKDTTSEFDAINKHSGKKLSFESPTRDDILEDLFSISAPSSMADDMDLPHFDETLFETW, from the exons ATGATGGATACCCAGAAGACTACAAATGGTTTGCAAGTGATTGGAGAAGGGACTGGTATAGGGAAATCGACACTCCACATGGTGGGGTATTTGGGAAAA agcTGTAATCCTGTGGAAACAACTGCACATGGGTATTGTCCAGTCTGCAAAGAGAAGGGTCAGATCCAAGGTTTACGGACTTACCGCCTTAATTTTCAAGAGTCCATTTTCCTTTGTGAAAATCCTCAG tGTATCTACCCACTTGGTTATAAACCATTAAACAGCATAATTACTTCTACGGGTTCAGAAAATAATCAAGCTCCATCTACTCACAAGAAGAGGAAATTTGGTAATATCAGTGACTTTTCTGCTGTTGGATCAGAtccaaaaaaagcaaataacaaCGTGCTCAATGTTGAGCAGGCCATTAATGCAGACTCAGTTGTGAAAGGCTGCCAGAATAGTTTGTGTATTCCCAAGGCAAGCCTACACAGTGTATTACAAAATGACCAGCAAAACCCTGGCAATCATGTGGGGTCTTGCATGCAGAACGTGGATTTTGAAACAACCACCAAGACCAACAACTACCAAGAAAGTCCACCAAAGACTTCTAGTCCCAAAACACAACTATTGCCAAATTCTCAGAATTTGTCAACAGCATCTGAAATTTCACTCAAAGAGGATAAAGGTTCTACTAATAACAGAGATTTGTGTCTTCAGTGGAGAAACAAACATAATCTTTGTTGGTTAGATTGTATTTTGTCAGCACTGGTACACTTAGAAACATTAAAATCTGCTCTAGCAGAAGAATGTAACAATGGAAAATGTTTACTCCAGAAACTTATAACAAAGTATAATCAAGCGTCTGTTCTTCTGAATACCTGTAAAAGGAGTAAAGTAAAAG atgtTCTTCCAAAAGCAGAATCTCAGCTCAATGAAATCAGAAACGTAATGTTTACAGAACTTAAGCCTCAGCTGACATGTGAATTGG GTAATATGAAGAATCCAGTGTTTGCACTTCAGCTACTCCTACAAGTGGATCCACAAGCTGAGAAACTATTCTTGCATTCATTTTCATGGAAGTTTGAATGTGTACATTGTGGCCATAAATACCAGGACCG aTTGAAGAAAACCCTAACAACGTTTACAAATGTAATCCCTGATTGGCATCCTCTCAATGCTGTTCATATTGGACCGTGTATTAACTGCGGAAATACATCTCAAAGACAACAGATGATCTTGGAAAA AGTACCCTCAATATTAACATTACATTTTGTGGAAGGCTTGCCACATAACAACCTGGAGAAATACTCATTTCAATTTGAGGAAGATACCTACCAAATAACATCTGTTGTTCAGTATCAAACAGATAAGAAGCACTTCATAAGCTGGTCTTTGAATCCTGATG GAACTTGGCTTGAATGCGATGATTTAAAGGGTCCGTATTGCAAAAGACGTAAAAGATTTGAAGTTCCCCCTTCAGAGATTCATATTGTTATCTGGGAAAAGAAAGCATCCCATGTGCCACAAGAGCTGAATTCACAGTTCCAAAGTAAAAATAGTGAAGATACTCGTCTTAATAATGTACATTCAAATTCCACGGTGTTGAATTGTTTTGATAACACTGTCGGCAAAACACCTGCAGAACCTCACAAAGAGCATTCTGTGAGGACTCCAGAGAAGAAACAGCAGCAAGTAACTGAGGACAAAAGTATTGTTCATCATGGTTCAGAAAATCTGGCAGATGGTGATCTTGTAACACTGATGCCTGAAGAAGTTCTGGTTGACTCAGAAGATAAATCGCTGACTAACGGATGGATGGTGGGAAATAACCTTCTTGATGGATGGGGCACACCAGAACAGCTGGAACCAGCTTTTTCACTTAGCACTCCTTATGCAGGAGAGTTTGCTGGAACTAGTCTAGCTATGAACAATAAATCCATGTTGTATGAAAATTCCAGTATTTGCTTTCCTCTAGAAGAGTTGAACCCAGTAAATATTACTGCTCCTGAGCCCAAAAAACATGACCCTGATTCATCTGACTCATCACCTTCTCAATTAAATGACACAGCTAATTTAGCTAACAGAGAACATGGATTAAATTCAGAACTACTGCTAAGCAAGAATTGGTTAGCAGTAGAAAATACTATACAAAAACCACCTGACTTGAGAGATGCAAGCAAAACTGTAGTTAATTCTCAAGTTGGCAGTTCTTCTGGTGCCAGTAATTCAGTTCAGTCCTCGCACAAAGACCGAAAAGGAGGATTTGTAGGAAGCTGGGTAAAGAAATTAAGCAAGAGTACTTCTTTTATGCCTTCAAGTGCCTCAGCTCTCAAGAATGAGAGAAATTGCAAAACTCCCTCATTGCAAAAAATAAGTGAAGTTCGGCTGCCAGTTAAGGGTGCAAATAACTTCGGTGGCTTTCAGAGCAGAGgtacaaagaaaacaactgaGACCCCAAAGTTACTGGCTCCTCAGAGTAATAATACTCATCCTTTATCAAATTTCAAAGGATTTTCTCAAAGCACTTGTCTTCCAACAGCAAATCATACCACTATTGTAGGTCCAACTTGGTTTAAGTCACAAAGTATGTTGGGTACCTCAGGTAAAGTGACTCAGTTCCCCTCACCTGGCTATAACTCTGGCAAGGCAGAAGAGTCAGAGagtgacaaaacaaaaaaacttcgcctaaaattgttaaaaaaactTAATGCTAAAAAGAAGAAGTTGGCTTCACTGGATAGATTAGCAGTGGAacagatgaaacaggaaaaaccTGTGAGTGGAGACGTGAGCACCCCATTGCCGACTGAATCtcagaatgacagtgaattaTTGCAGAGCTTAAGGGAGCTGCAGTATCAGATTGATGTCACAGGGAATGGACCTGGATTGAATGCAAACGCTGTGCCAGGGTGCACTGGCCCTGATAACGCTGATGAAATACTGGCAGAAATACTGTCCCCTATTTCCACTGTCGCCTCCTTGGAGGAGCCCAAGAGCGGAGATGAGTGCATGTACATGGAAATGGTGCACGGCAGTGCGGCAACGACCGTGCCCCAGGAGAACACCACTGTGCCACAGGCAGCAGTGACAAGTGAGGACCACAATTACTACAGTCCTGTGAAGGACACCACTTCGGAGTTTGATGCAATAAACAAACACAGTGGGAAAAAACTTTCTTTTGAAAGTCCTACAAGAGATGATATCCTCGAAGACCTGTTCTCCATTTCAGCACCAAGCTCAATGGCAGATGACATGGATTTACCTCATTTTGATGAAACTCTGTTTGAAACTTGGTAA